The Gemmatimonadota bacterium genome contains the following window.
GGAAGTTCCATGATACCGCACAGACTGCCTCCAATCGTGGGTACCGGATTGGTGGGATCGTAGGTGAAGGACAAGGGAGAGCTTTCCTCATCAGGCTCATCCGTACTCAGCAGGCCTTGCGAATGAAAGTGGTACTGAATGGAACGGGTACGGGCCAACGGCCACTCCCACTCACGGCGCCATCTTCCTCCGTGATGGTATTTTCCCTCGTCTGTTTTGCACCCTGTTCCTCCGCCCATCACAAATATACTCACAAGTGGACCGTCTTCCTTTTCCGAATCTCTTAGCCACGCGTCAAAAAACCGGCGTTGCTCTTCGAAGTAGCGGCTTACACCCCAAACACTATCAGATCCAAAATCTACATCTCCCGTGAAAGAAGAATCCCCTCTCATCCCCACGTGGTTCCAGGGGCCCATCACCAGTCGCTGCGGCGAAGAGTTTTGTTTGGCCATTGCGGCAAAATAGCCCGTGACGGCTACCGCGTACGGGTCGTACCAGCCACTTGAATAGGTGCCGGGAATGTCCGCGTGGCGTTCGAAATTCCGCTCAAAATCGTTGTATTCCCGCTCCCAGAAACTATCGTATTCTCCCCGACAATAGTAGTCAAAAAGCGTTTTTTCGAGATTGGGAATTGCGGATAGAGCAGTTTGACCGGGCTGAAACGGCATCGAAACGAGAAGCTCGCGAATCCCGCGGAGATCGTTCCAGACAGCGTTCTGCGCTTCAGGGTCATTCTGGATTTCCTGTGCGTCCTGAGCATGGAGGTAAAGCGCCCAGAACATGTGCATCTGCATGGCTCCGCCTTCTCGAGCCTGATGGTGATAGCTGTTAATAGGTGTTACGTCTGGCCAGATAGCGGTGAGATGCGGCGGACGGTGAAACGCCATTCGTGTCTGCACCAGAGCCGCGAAAGAACTGCCAACAGCCCCCACGCGTTTGTTTGACCAGGGTTGGGCAGCGATCCATTCTACCGTGTCATAGCCATCCAGACCATCGTTGATGTTGGCAACGTGGAAGTACTGACCCAAACCTTCGGAGCGGTATCGGCCTCGCAGGTCCTGGAGCACGGTCACATACCCGTGTGGCGTAAAGAAGTCTCCTATTTCTTCATAGCGTGCATCGGATTTGTCATACGGGGTGCGACACAAAATCGTGGGAAAGGGACCCAGCAGTGGGTCTCCATTGCGTGCCGGGCGGTAAATATCTGTAGCCAGACGAGTACCGTCCCGCATGGAGACCATGACGTTTTTCGACAGAATGATTCCGTATTCAGCTTCAGTATGAAGCATCCTTTGCTCCTCTGCCATTAGTGTATTCCAGAAGTCTCGCTCTGCTCTATACCCAGGTCAAAATCAGGTTCCCGTACGTATCTACGGTTCCTCGGTACCCGGGGTGGATAACGGTCGTGGAATCAATTTCTTCAACGATCGCAGGTCCATCCAAAATATTCCCCGCGGCGAGGGTATAGCGGTCGTAAATCGGACAATCCACAAATTCGTTGCGCTCGGAAAAGTAAACGGGCCGGCTGGTTTTGAGAACTGGAGCGTCTGAATTTGAATCGAGGCTACGGAGTCGGGGTTTTGCGATTCGGCCGATTGCTGAAAGACGAAGATTGACAAATTCCGCAGGTTCTTCAGGGGCGCTGTATCCGTAGGCCCGGTCGTGTTCCCGATGAAAGTAGATCAGCAGGGCTTCAATCTCGGCTGGTGTAAATTCAGTTCCAGAAAGCGGCACGGTCAGTTCATAGCTCTGGCCTACATAGCGCATATCTACCTGGCGGAGGAAGGCCTTGTCCCTGTCCTGCACCCCTTCTTCCTCCAGTATCACCCTCCCCTGTTGTTCCATATTGCGGAACGCTGTCGCCACCTCTTTGAGATCCAGCTTATCTACCCGGCATATGAATGTTGTCGAATAATCGTGCTTGAGATCTGTCACGAGCAGGCCCAGCGCCGAAGTGGTTCCCGGACTCATCGGAATCAGGGTAGTCGGAATTTCCATTTCTGCTGCCAGGCGGCAGGCATGTACCGGGCCGGCCCCGCCGAAGGCCACCAGCACGAATCCTCTCGGATCATATCCCCGCTGAACAGAAACCAGCCGAAGGGCGTTGACCATGGCCGCGTTGGCGATTTCCACAATCCCGTGGGCGGCTTCTACGGGATCCAGTCCCAGCGAGTCGGCGCATTTTTGCTGAATCGCCAGTCGAGCGGCTTCTGCGTCCAGTGCGATCTCACCGCCTAAAAAGTAATCCGGGTTGAGGCGCCCCAGCACCAGGTTGGCATCGGTGATCGTGGGATCTTCGCCGCCCTTTCCGTAGCACACCGGACCGGGATCGGCTCCCGCGCTGTGCGGTCCCACCCGCAACACACCACCCGGGTCTATCCAGGCGATTGACCCCCCACCGGCGCCGATTTCCACCAGATCGATGACGGGCGTGCGGATGGGATATCCCCCGCCTCTTGCTGCGCCCGCCTGAGCAATAGCCCCCACCTCGTAATCCTTAGTCACCTGGGGCCGCCCATCCTGTACGAGGCCCGCTTTGGCCGTTGTCCCTCCCATATCAAAAGAGATCACATTGGGATGCCCCAGTGTATCACCCAGATAGGTAGCTGCGATCACGCCAGCCGCGGGACCTGATTCGACGAGAAAAACCGGTTTTTTAGCCGCCGCTCCAAAGGTCAGAACTCCCCCACT
Protein-coding sequences here:
- a CDS encoding hydantoinase/oxoprolinase family protein — protein: MAYRLGIDIGGTFTDATLIDEETGNIRVGKVSSTPRDPSLGFMEATRRILGEAEIEPAEVGYIVHGTTVVTNAIIEGKTARTGFITTGGFRDLLEIARQTRPSLYDLQFEKPRPLVPRYLCFGVPERLDARGKILEPLDEKAVSAAASQLRREGVESIAVCLLHAYTNPVHEQRVGEILRRDFPEAMVSLSSEVSPEFREYFRASTTVINACIRPVAARYLENIQTRLREEGLMAQLLVMQSSGGVLTFGAAAKKPVFLVESGPAAGVIAATYLGDTLGHPNVISFDMGGTTAKAGLVQDGRPQVTKDYEVGAIAQAGAARGGGYPIRTPVIDLVEIGAGGGSIAWIDPGGVLRVGPHSAGADPGPVCYGKGGEDPTITDANLVLGRLNPDYFLGGEIALDAEAARLAIQQKCADSLGLDPVEAAHGIVEIANAAMVNALRLVSVQRGYDPRGFVLVAFGGAGPVHACRLAAEMEIPTTLIPMSPGTTSALGLLVTDLKHDYSTTFICRVDKLDLKEVATAFRNMEQQGRVILEEEGVQDRDKAFLRQVDMRYVGQSYELTVPLSGTEFTPAEIEALLIYFHREHDRAYGYSAPEEPAEFVNLRLSAIGRIAKPRLRSLDSNSDAPVLKTSRPVYFSERNEFVDCPIYDRYTLAAGNILDGPAIVEEIDSTTVIHPGYRGTVDTYGNLILTWV
- a CDS encoding CocE/NonD family hydrolase translates to MAEEQRMLHTEAEYGIILSKNVMVSMRDGTRLATDIYRPARNGDPLLGPFPTILCRTPYDKSDARYEEIGDFFTPHGYVTVLQDLRGRYRSEGLGQYFHVANINDGLDGYDTVEWIAAQPWSNKRVGAVGSSFAALVQTRMAFHRPPHLTAIWPDVTPINSYHHQAREGGAMQMHMFWALYLHAQDAQEIQNDPEAQNAVWNDLRGIRELLVSMPFQPGQTALSAIPNLEKTLFDYYCRGEYDSFWEREYNDFERNFERHADIPGTYSSGWYDPYAVAVTGYFAAMAKQNSSPQRLVMGPWNHVGMRGDSSFTGDVDFGSDSVWGVSRYFEEQRRFFDAWLRDSEKEDGPLVSIFVMGGGTGCKTDEGKYHHGGRWRREWEWPLARTRSIQYHFHSQGLLSTDEPDEESSPLSFTYDPTNPVPTIGGSLCGIMELPEDDGDLDQMWSRFLSPVTRLRNIVIPGPAHQRESADVFGANSPYQLLADRPDVLVFQTSPLEEDLEVTGSAIVTLWISSSAPDTDFTAKLIDLAPSNDDYPDGYAMNLVDSVIRTRYRNSWEQEELMEPGAVYRVQIPLPPTSNLFQAGHRIRIDISSSNFPRLDLNPNTGEPMGRHTHTVPARNTVYMDKQRPSGVLLPTIPV